The following are encoded in a window of Chitinophagaceae bacterium genomic DNA:
- a CDS encoding MFS transporter, producing the protein MANIRLGLKENWKQFSLLVIINGFVGGMVGLERSILPQIAEQEFAIAAKTAILSFIVVFGIVKAVTNYYTGALANKFGRKKLLVAGWVIAIPIPFMLMFAPSWGWIIAANVLLGINQGLTWSSTVVMKIDLVGEKQRGLAMGLNEFAGYIAVALVAFLTGWIAGEYGIRPYPFYTGIVLTVLGLAGSIFLIKDTRHHVAQETVSNTVPRLKNIFRDTTWKNKNLGSVTQAGLVNNLNDGMVWGIFPILLASKGFSIGEIGLITAVYPAVWGLGQLITGAMADRLCKKDMLYTGMLLQAIALVALIWANTLFHFILLSSILGWGTAMVYPTFLATVAENTHPEDRAKSIGIFRLWRDLGYAIGAILTGIIADLVNIQAAILFIGLLTLASAIIIKYRMRCKTVGSLRIRNWITGKKNKQTGTTQPCFAIARLRQLIRRSPGDVMLIDVRSPEEFAQQHIPFAVNIPLDALQNHAAALQKWKYPITVCGKGGGRSEKGSALLNELGVAKASFLCGGTSGWFEDTKNS; encoded by the coding sequence ATGGCAAACATCAGGTTAGGCTTAAAGGAAAACTGGAAGCAGTTCAGTCTGCTGGTCATCATCAACGGCTTTGTGGGTGGCATGGTCGGGCTGGAACGTTCCATATTGCCGCAGATAGCCGAACAGGAATTTGCCATCGCAGCCAAAACAGCCATCCTTTCCTTCATCGTGGTATTCGGCATTGTAAAGGCGGTCACCAACTACTACACAGGGGCCCTGGCAAATAAATTCGGAAGAAAAAAACTCCTGGTCGCAGGATGGGTCATTGCCATCCCGATCCCGTTCATGCTCATGTTTGCACCCTCCTGGGGCTGGATCATTGCAGCAAATGTTTTGCTAGGTATCAACCAGGGGCTCACATGGAGCAGTACGGTGGTAATGAAGATAGACCTGGTGGGTGAAAAGCAGCGGGGACTGGCCATGGGGCTGAATGAATTTGCCGGATACATCGCCGTTGCGCTGGTTGCATTTCTTACCGGGTGGATCGCCGGTGAGTACGGCATCAGGCCCTACCCTTTTTACACAGGCATTGTTTTAACCGTTCTTGGATTGGCAGGCAGTATCTTCTTAATAAAAGATACCAGGCATCACGTAGCACAGGAGACCGTTTCCAATACCGTTCCAAGGCTGAAAAATATATTCCGGGATACCACCTGGAAGAATAAGAACCTGGGCTCTGTAACACAGGCCGGCCTGGTCAACAACCTCAACGACGGCATGGTATGGGGCATATTCCCCATACTGCTTGCTTCCAAAGGTTTCAGCATCGGGGAGATCGGCCTTATTACAGCCGTGTACCCCGCTGTATGGGGCCTGGGCCAGTTAATTACAGGAGCAATGGCCGACAGGCTTTGTAAAAAAGATATGCTTTATACAGGCATGTTGTTGCAGGCCATTGCACTGGTAGCATTGATCTGGGCAAATACCCTGTTCCATTTCATCCTGCTTTCCTCCATCCTGGGCTGGGGCACGGCAATGGTGTACCCTACATTCCTGGCAACCGTGGCAGAAAACACCCACCCGGAGGACCGGGCAAAAAGCATTGGCATCTTCCGCCTGTGGAGAGACCTCGGCTATGCGATCGGCGCCATACTTACCGGCATCATTGCCGACCTTGTAAATATCCAGGCAGCCATCCTCTTTATCGGCTTACTCACTTTAGCTTCTGCCATCATCATCAAATACAGGATGAGATGTAAAACAGTAGGTTCGCTCAGGATCCGGAACTGGATCACCGGTAAGAAGAACAAACAAACAGGAACCACACAACCATGCTTTGCAATAGCCAGGCTCAGGCAACTGATCCGGCGATCACCGGGAGATGTAATGCTGATCGACGTAAGAAGCCCGGAAGAATTTGCACAGCAGCACATCCCTTTTGCCGTTAACATACCATTGGATGCGTTGCAGAACCATGCTGCAGCATTGCAGAAATGGAAGTACCCCATCACCGTTTGTGGTAAGGGTGGCGGCAGGTCAGAAAAAGGTTCAGCGCTACTGAATGAGTTGGGAGTTGCAAAAGCATCCTTTCTTTGCGGAGGTACATCGGGCTGGTTTGAGGACACGAAAAATAGTTAA
- a CDS encoding S41 family peptidase, translated as MRSVTLILLLFLFGNASAQTCSCEKEFLHVKQFMEHNYAGFRDKLKRIGKKDYEQKSGELQQLSKTAKENCLLIISQYLGIFKDNHIQVSAAFDFTRSDSAYISSRQPVGISEEKIEALRRSTTTEGIYNFNFDSAYTIAVYEDKTPLHDYVGVIIDSKLPSWKRGLIKFEAKQVSDNLLKGTLYIRNHMPRVEWFFLGKNSIGGDWQREGTKRENIQGAYQPVASKKLSGKTLYIKISNFDPSNYKRIDSVFKANEEALKSMPYLVLDLRNNGGGSDFSYTPILPYISTGPVKNIGVDVLATEANITGWKKLLSDNDIPEKSKRSIEAMIGKMEANKGKLVNIADDETDSTYKPLPYPQKVAVLVNRGCASTTEQFLLYAMQSSKVILMGENTDGTLDYSNMRDSSFSCMPYTLHYATTRSRRLDIGQGIDDAGIKPDKFLKPETDWIEEAVKILEQ; from the coding sequence ATGCGTTCTGTTACATTAATTCTTCTGTTGTTTCTCTTCGGTAATGCCAGTGCCCAAACCTGCAGCTGTGAAAAGGAATTCCTGCATGTAAAACAATTCATGGAGCATAACTATGCCGGGTTCCGTGATAAATTAAAACGGATCGGCAAAAAAGACTATGAGCAAAAATCCGGCGAATTGCAGCAACTGAGTAAAACGGCCAAAGAGAACTGCCTGCTCATCATTTCACAGTATCTCGGCATCTTTAAAGACAATCACATACAGGTGAGTGCCGCTTTCGATTTCACAAGATCCGATTCTGCATACATCAGCAGCCGGCAGCCGGTCGGTATCTCAGAAGAGAAGATCGAAGCGTTACGCCGCTCAACAACAACAGAAGGTATCTACAATTTCAATTTTGATTCGGCATATACCATTGCGGTATATGAAGACAAAACGCCTTTGCATGATTATGTAGGCGTGATCATTGATTCTAAACTGCCTTCCTGGAAAAGGGGCCTGATAAAGTTTGAAGCAAAACAGGTCAGCGACAACCTGCTGAAAGGAACTTTGTATATACGTAACCACATGCCCAGGGTGGAATGGTTCTTTCTAGGTAAGAACAGCATTGGCGGCGACTGGCAGCGGGAGGGAACAAAAAGGGAAAACATCCAGGGAGCATACCAGCCGGTGGCTTCCAAAAAACTATCCGGCAAAACACTCTACATCAAAATATCCAATTTTGACCCTTCCAACTATAAAAGGATCGACTCGGTGTTCAAGGCAAATGAGGAAGCGCTGAAGAGCATGCCCTACCTGGTGCTCGACCTGAGGAACAATGGGGGTGGCTCCGATTTTTCCTATACGCCCATCCTGCCTTATATTTCCACCGGGCCAGTAAAAAACATCGGCGTGGATGTACTGGCAACCGAAGCAAACATAACGGGCTGGAAAAAACTGCTTTCGGATAATGATATACCGGAAAAAAGTAAAAGATCCATTGAAGCCATGATCGGCAAAATGGAAGCCAATAAAGGGAAACTGGTGAATATTGCAGATGATGAAACAGATTCAACATACAAGCCGCTGCCTTATCCTCAAAAAGTAGCTGTGCTCGTCAACCGTGGTTGTGCCAGCACCACCGAACAGTTCCTCCTGTATGCCATGCAGAGCAGCAAAGTGATATTGATGGGGGAGAATACGGATGGGACACTGGATTATTCCAACATGCGTGACTCCTCTTTTTCCTGCATGCCTTATACCCTTCACTATGCCACCACCCGCAGCCGCCGGCTCGATATTGGCCAGGGGATCGATGATGCCGGCATAAAACCCGATAAATTCCTGAAGCCGGAAACAGACTGGATCGAAGAAGCGGTTAAGATACTGGAGCAATAG
- a CDS encoding DUF1801 domain-containing protein — protein sequence MGKLAEIKTRPTSLSVTGFIDSIPDEQKRKDCHVILNLMEKATREKPKMWGSSMIGFGDVRYKSPATGREVDWFKIGFSPRKANLSLHLIDLQRHADALKKLGKHKTGTGCLYINKLEDIDIKVLEKMINAAGK from the coding sequence ATGGGTAAATTAGCAGAAATCAAGACCAGGCCTACTTCATTAAGTGTAACGGGTTTCATTGATAGTATCCCGGATGAGCAAAAACGTAAAGACTGTCACGTTATACTTAACCTGATGGAGAAAGCTACCAGGGAAAAGCCGAAAATGTGGGGCAGCTCAATGATCGGTTTCGGCGATGTACGATATAAGAGTCCCGCTACCGGCAGGGAAGTAGATTGGTTCAAAATTGGTTTTTCGCCGCGTAAAGCCAATTTGTCATTACACCTTATTGATCTGCAACGGCATGCGGATGCATTGAAAAAATTAGGTAAACACAAGACCGGCACCGGCTGCCTTTACATCAATAAACTGGAGGACATTGACATCAAGGTCCTGGAAAAAATGATCAATGCAGCAGGGAAATAA
- a CDS encoding SRPBCC domain-containing protein, whose product MTVNSNREIFSSRILNTSLNTAYQAFANPVHLIKWWGPEGFTNTFHEFDLRPEGKWTLTMHGPGKGNYENSSIFKIVEPLKLISWTRVSQPLFEMEVRFEEISISKTRILFRMIFNTVEECEKIKRFAGPKNEENFDRLERELPNVII is encoded by the coding sequence ATGACCGTTAACTCTAATCGTGAAATTTTTAGTTCGAGAATACTAAATACTTCTTTGAATACTGCATACCAGGCTTTTGCAAATCCAGTGCATTTAATTAAATGGTGGGGGCCAGAAGGATTTACAAATACTTTTCATGAGTTCGATCTTCGACCGGAAGGAAAATGGACTCTAACAATGCATGGGCCAGGAAAGGGTAATTATGAAAATTCTTCCATATTTAAAATCGTTGAGCCATTGAAATTAATCAGCTGGACAAGGGTTTCTCAACCATTGTTTGAAATGGAAGTGCGATTTGAAGAAATCAGTATTTCGAAAACCAGGATATTGTTCAGAATGATATTTAATACAGTTGAAGAATGTGAAAAAATCAAGCGCTTTGCAGGGCCAAAAAATGAAGAAAATTTTGACAGGCTTGAAAGGGAACTTCCAAATGTAATTATATAA
- a CDS encoding Crp/Fnr family transcriptional regulator, translating into MQQLFQFFAGFSPLSAQAKAAIEAICSMVHIQKNKDLQPIGHTCRTIYFINKGIARIYYYKDGIDITDSFAFENNIIVRVESLFTGKPSRKAIQALEDAEIVAIDANKLFKLYDTYPEIERLFRKIFEASHVDTVNRIEGIQFHTAEERYKALLSEAPDVIKRVPLKYIASYLGITQVSLSRIRSHR; encoded by the coding sequence ATGCAGCAACTCTTTCAATTCTTTGCCGGGTTCAGCCCCCTCTCTGCACAAGCCAAAGCGGCTATTGAAGCGATCTGCAGCATGGTGCATATTCAAAAGAACAAAGACCTGCAACCCATCGGTCATACCTGCAGGACCATTTACTTCATTAATAAAGGCATTGCCCGTATCTATTACTACAAAGACGGCATTGATATCACCGACAGTTTTGCTTTTGAGAACAACATCATTGTTCGGGTGGAAAGCCTGTTCACCGGCAAGCCAAGCCGCAAAGCGATCCAGGCCCTGGAAGACGCTGAAATAGTAGCCATTGACGCAAATAAATTATTCAAACTATACGATACCTATCCCGAGATAGAACGGCTGTTCCGGAAGATATTTGAAGCCAGTCATGTTGACACCGTTAACCGCATTGAGGGCATCCAGTTCCATACCGCGGAAGAACGTTATAAAGCGCTGCTCTCTGAAGCCCCGGATGTAATTAAACGGGTACCGCTTAAATACATCGCATCCTATCTTGGCATTACACAGGTCAGCCTCAGCCGTATCCGTTCGCACCGCTGA
- a CDS encoding glutamine--tRNA ligase/YqeY domain fusion protein, with protein MSEEKSLNFIEEIIEEDLESGKYKSILTRFPPEPNGYLHIGHAKSICLNFGLGLKYGGSTNLRFDDTNPVTEETEYVESIKDDIRWLGFNWANEFYASDYFDTLYEYAVTLIKKGLAYVDDSTADEIAAMKGSPTEPGKDNQYRGRSVEENLSLFTGMKEGKYRDGEKVLRAKIDMAHTNMLMRDPIIYRIKHAHHHRTGNKWCIYPMYDFAHGQSDSIEHITHSICTLEFIPHRELYDWLIEKLEIFPSHQYEFARLNMTYTVMSKRKLLQLVNEGHVNGWDDPRMPTLSGLRRKGYTAESIRTFCDKIGVARRENFIDLGLLEFCLREDLNKKALRVMAVLDPVKLIIDNYEDGSTEQMTSENGPEESMGTRLIPFSKELWIEREDFMEVPAKKWFRLAPGAMVRLKSAYIVKCESFVKDGAGRITEIHCSYLPETKSGLDSGSITVKGTIHWVSAAHALTAEVRLYDRLFTAENPMAEEGDLKDTINPRSLELIHNAVLEPSLKDAKLGTAYQFIRKGYFCLDKDSTKDKMLFNRTVT; from the coding sequence ATGAGCGAAGAAAAAAGCCTCAACTTCATTGAGGAGATCATTGAAGAAGACCTGGAGAGCGGAAAATACAAAAGCATACTCACCCGTTTTCCCCCGGAGCCGAATGGCTACCTGCATATCGGTCACGCCAAATCCATCTGCCTCAATTTTGGTTTAGGCCTTAAATACGGCGGCAGTACCAACCTGCGCTTCGACGATACCAACCCGGTGACCGAAGAGACCGAATACGTGGAAAGCATCAAAGACGATATACGCTGGCTGGGCTTTAACTGGGCCAATGAATTTTATGCATCCGATTATTTTGACACCCTGTATGAATATGCCGTAACGCTGATAAAAAAAGGGCTGGCCTATGTAGATGATTCCACCGCCGATGAGATCGCTGCCATGAAAGGCAGTCCCACCGAACCCGGGAAAGATAATCAATACCGGGGCAGGAGTGTTGAAGAGAACCTTAGCCTCTTCACCGGAATGAAAGAAGGAAAATACAGGGATGGTGAAAAGGTTTTACGGGCAAAGATCGACATGGCGCATACCAATATGCTGATGAGGGATCCCATCATTTACCGCATTAAACATGCCCATCACCACCGCACGGGCAACAAGTGGTGCATCTACCCCATGTATGATTTTGCGCACGGGCAAAGCGACAGCATCGAACACATCACCCACTCCATCTGCACACTCGAATTCATTCCCCACCGGGAACTGTACGACTGGCTGATCGAAAAGCTGGAGATATTCCCATCACATCAATATGAATTTGCCCGGCTCAACATGACCTATACCGTGATGAGCAAGCGGAAGTTGCTGCAACTGGTGAATGAAGGCCATGTGAACGGATGGGATGATCCCCGCATGCCAACGCTCAGTGGCCTGCGCAGGAAAGGATATACCGCTGAAAGCATCCGCACATTCTGCGACAAGATCGGCGTGGCCAGGCGGGAAAATTTCATCGACCTGGGTTTACTGGAATTCTGCCTGCGGGAAGACCTGAACAAAAAAGCCCTCCGGGTAATGGCCGTGCTTGACCCGGTGAAACTCATCATCGACAATTACGAAGATGGCAGTACCGAACAAATGACGAGTGAGAATGGTCCGGAGGAGAGCATGGGAACAAGATTAATTCCCTTCAGCAAAGAACTGTGGATAGAGCGGGAAGATTTTATGGAAGTGCCTGCAAAGAAATGGTTCCGCCTGGCCCCGGGTGCCATGGTGAGGTTAAAGAGCGCCTATATTGTAAAATGCGAAAGTTTTGTAAAGGATGGCGCCGGAAGGATCACGGAGATCCATTGCAGCTATTTACCTGAAACAAAAAGCGGACTAGATAGCGGCAGCATCACCGTGAAAGGCACCATTCACTGGGTAAGCGCAGCGCATGCATTGACCGCCGAAGTACGTTTATACGACCGCCTCTTCACGGCGGAGAACCCCATGGCAGAAGAAGGAGATCTTAAAGATACCATCAACCCCCGTTCACTGGAGCTGATCCATAATGCCGTGCTCGAGCCATCGCTTAAGGATGCGAAGTTGGGCACTGCTTACCAGTTCATACGCAAGGGATATTTCTGCCTCGACAAAGACTCCACGAAAGATAAAATGCTGTTTAACCGGACGGTTACGTGA
- a CDS encoding histidine kinase has protein sequence MKPVIPNRVEWVSFFVLMPVIALGTCFVLFGIDWYRDPGLWFYGFGYIMLVGLVFWYMDVAITRYIHNSFAAYRDTLRRISALVVKQLVVVTISTTLSIVGIMQLPVEDFYPSSSQFWLSVLIALGITIIAMVIWEGDYVFQQWKESLMENEKYTHLSLQGEFDVLKSQVNPHFLFNCFNTLSALITEDRQKAEVFLNDLSKVYRYLLRNNEDGMSTVRTEVQFIQSYFDLLKTRHGDALFLQMDIDKRYDDYLLPTLSLQMLVENAVKHNALSRNYPLHIEVFTTVGNKLVVNNNIQKRAQKAPSGEVGLKNIRMKYELLNQPGFQVMNDGKNFTAVLPLIWERTMRNRPLHYSENKN, from the coding sequence ATGAAACCGGTAATACCAAACAGGGTGGAGTGGGTTAGTTTTTTTGTGCTGATGCCTGTCATCGCCCTGGGTACCTGTTTTGTTTTGTTTGGCATTGATTGGTACCGGGATCCTGGCCTCTGGTTTTATGGTTTCGGGTATATCATGCTGGTGGGACTGGTATTCTGGTACATGGACGTAGCAATTACCAGGTATATCCACAACAGTTTTGCGGCATACCGGGATACGCTCCGGCGGATAAGTGCACTGGTGGTTAAGCAACTCGTTGTGGTTACCATTTCCACTACCTTGTCCATTGTAGGCATCATGCAGTTGCCCGTGGAGGATTTCTATCCCAGCAGCAGCCAGTTCTGGCTGAGTGTCCTCATCGCCCTTGGCATTACGATTATTGCCATGGTCATCTGGGAAGGCGATTATGTCTTTCAGCAGTGGAAGGAAAGCCTGATGGAGAATGAGAAATATACCCACCTGAGCCTGCAGGGCGAATTTGATGTACTGAAGAGCCAGGTGAACCCGCATTTTCTTTTCAATTGCTTCAATACGTTATCGGCCCTGATAACAGAAGACAGGCAAAAGGCAGAAGTATTCCTGAATGACCTGAGTAAAGTGTACCGGTACCTGCTGCGGAACAACGAGGACGGGATGAGTACCGTGCGGACCGAGGTGCAGTTCATTCAAAGCTATTTTGACCTGCTGAAGACCCGGCACGGCGATGCGCTGTTCCTGCAGATGGACATCGACAAACGGTACGATGATTATTTACTGCCCACGCTCAGCCTGCAGATGCTGGTGGAGAATGCCGTAAAGCACAATGCACTTTCCAGGAACTACCCGCTGCATATTGAAGTATTCACCACGGTGGGCAATAAACTGGTGGTGAACAATAATATCCAGAAGCGGGCGCAAAAAGCGCCGTCGGGTGAAGTAGGCCTGAAGAATATCAGGATGAAATATGAATTACTCAACCAGCCGGGTTTCCAGGTGATGAACGACGGGAAGAATTTTACAGCGGTACTGCCGCTGATCTGGGAAAGAACGATGCGGAACCGCCCGCTGCATTATTCAGAAAATAAAAATTAA
- a CDS encoding DUF4256 domain-containing protein → MPKGNKKELSAKQREELLRVLKARFEKNMNRHKGLDWANVQAKLATPAGGEKLWSLHEMERTGGEPDVAGHDKKTGEYIFYDCAAESPTGRRSICYDREGLESRKEFKPENNAVDMAAAMGIELLTEEQYRALQSRQMAGENFDTKTSSWLKTPSAIRKAGGALFADFRYGSVFVYHNSAPSYYAARGFRGSLRV, encoded by the coding sequence ATGCCAAAGGGAAATAAAAAGGAACTGTCAGCAAAACAACGTGAAGAACTGCTCCGGGTATTGAAAGCCCGTTTTGAGAAGAACATGAACCGCCATAAAGGTCTTGACTGGGCCAACGTGCAGGCAAAGCTTGCTACGCCGGCTGGCGGAGAAAAACTGTGGTCGCTCCATGAAATGGAAAGGACCGGCGGTGAGCCCGATGTTGCTGGCCATGATAAAAAGACGGGTGAATACATTTTTTATGATTGTGCAGCGGAAAGTCCCACAGGCCGCAGGAGTATTTGTTACGACCGGGAAGGGCTGGAATCAAGGAAAGAATTTAAACCGGAAAACAACGCGGTTGATATGGCTGCTGCCATGGGCATTGAACTGTTGACGGAAGAACAATACCGGGCGCTGCAGTCCCGCCAGATGGCTGGAGAAAATTTTGATACCAAAACATCCAGCTGGCTGAAAACACCTTCGGCGATCCGGAAAGCGGGTGGCGCCCTCTTTGCTGATTTCCGCTACGGCAGTGTCTTCGTGTATCACAACAGCGCCCCTTCCTATTATGCTGCCAGGGGATTCCGTGGCTCGCTAAGGGTATGA
- the bla gene encoding BlaB/IND/MUS family subclass B1 metallo-beta-lactamase, with amino-acid sequence MRTIILTIAFIFSLTRIFGQAEEAKLKISHLTGDFYIYTTYNTYEESQVPANGMYLVTNNGVVMFDTPWDTTQFQPLLDSIKLKHNKSVVMCFATHWHSDKTAGLEYYRQQGVKTYTTVLTDELSKRNNKKRAEFLMAMDTVFTVGQFSFETYYPGEGHTADNIIIWFKKEKILYGGCLVKGVDAENLGYLGDANVTEYASTLKKVQKKCRKPTFIIIAHSDWKNINSLKHSLRMAKELKKKNYR; translated from the coding sequence ATGCGGACAATTATATTGACGATCGCATTTATTTTTTCTCTGACCAGAATTTTCGGACAGGCAGAAGAAGCGAAACTTAAAATCTCTCATTTAACAGGAGATTTTTACATTTATACAACTTACAATACATATGAAGAAAGTCAAGTGCCGGCAAACGGGATGTATCTTGTCACTAACAATGGCGTTGTTATGTTTGACACACCCTGGGACACAACGCAATTTCAACCATTGCTTGACAGCATAAAATTAAAGCATAACAAAAGTGTGGTAATGTGTTTTGCAACGCATTGGCATAGTGACAAAACCGCCGGACTTGAATATTACAGGCAACAGGGAGTTAAAACCTATACAACGGTTCTTACAGATGAATTAAGTAAAAGGAATAATAAGAAAAGGGCTGAATTTTTAATGGCAATGGATACTGTCTTTACCGTCGGACAATTTTCCTTTGAAACGTATTACCCCGGAGAAGGACATACTGCAGACAATATTATAATCTGGTTTAAAAAAGAAAAAATTCTCTACGGCGGATGCTTGGTAAAAGGTGTTGATGCTGAAAATCTGGGTTATTTAGGCGATGCTAATGTAACAGAGTATGCATCTACTCTAAAAAAAGTTCAGAAAAAATGCCGAAAACCAACGTTTATTATCATAGCACATAGCGATTGGAAAAATATAAATTCATTGAAGCATTCTTTGAGGATGGCAAAAGAACTTAAAAAGAAAAACTACCGCTGA
- a CDS encoding DUF4440 domain-containing protein — MRTHFPFFITAVTCIALLSCNSNEPAEVNTVKAAEPALDKQWAGSFLDSMNSKFSKQVSAGDSVALASLYWPDAELLLDNSDVVKGKDIVHAWGAAIRMGLKEMTFSTTDITGSPAFIIETGKYEMKDGKRSILDQGKYVVVWEKRNGEWKLYRDIGCTSLPPAK, encoded by the coding sequence ATGCGTACTCACTTTCCTTTTTTTATTACAGCGGTCACCTGCATTGCCCTCTTATCCTGCAATTCCAATGAACCCGCAGAAGTAAATACGGTCAAGGCCGCCGAACCGGCCCTCGATAAACAATGGGCAGGCTCTTTCCTCGACAGCATGAATTCAAAATTTTCAAAGCAGGTAAGCGCCGGCGATTCGGTGGCACTGGCATCCCTCTACTGGCCCGACGCAGAATTATTGCTGGACAACAGCGACGTTGTTAAAGGCAAAGACATTGTACATGCCTGGGGCGCTGCCATACGCATGGGACTTAAAGAAATGACCTTTTCAACAACCGATATCACGGGCAGCCCCGCATTCATCATTGAAACAGGGAAATACGAAATGAAAGATGGCAAACGATCCATCCTGGACCAGGGTAAATATGTGGTGGTATGGGAAAAACGAAACGGCGAATGGAAACTGTATCGCGACATCGGGTGCACCAGCCTGCCCCCGGCAAAATAA
- a CDS encoding response regulator transcription factor: MKILIIEDEELAVKKLHKMLVSLDKDIEVIANLDCIESSVEWLQNNEAPDLIMMDIELLDGQSFEIFNRVKVKSPVIFTTSYDEYALKAFKVNSVDYLLKPIQKEDLAAALDKYKKMFVAAAPAPINMDLLVKELQQKLQPKEFRKRFLVKNVQKLVSVETDEIAYFYSDGRLNFFKTYDNKKYVVDYTMDELDEMLDPERYFRISRSFYVSINSVDQINDYFGNRLILTLKPAVDKEALVSREKVTEFKKWLGK; this comes from the coding sequence ATGAAAATCTTAATCATCGAAGACGAAGAACTGGCTGTAAAAAAACTGCACAAGATGCTCGTGAGCCTGGATAAGGACATTGAAGTGATCGCCAATCTTGACTGCATTGAGTCTTCCGTGGAATGGCTGCAGAACAACGAAGCCCCCGACCTGATCATGATGGATATTGAACTGCTGGATGGCCAGAGTTTTGAGATATTCAACCGGGTAAAGGTCAAAAGCCCGGTCATCTTCACTACGTCGTACGATGAGTATGCCCTGAAGGCATTCAAGGTGAACAGCGTGGATTACCTGCTGAAGCCGATCCAGAAAGAGGACCTGGCGGCCGCCCTGGATAAATATAAAAAGATGTTTGTGGCGGCTGCACCGGCGCCCATCAATATGGACCTGCTGGTGAAGGAACTGCAGCAGAAACTGCAGCCGAAGGAGTTCCGCAAACGTTTCCTGGTAAAGAATGTGCAGAAACTGGTATCGGTGGAGACAGACGAGATCGCTTATTTCTACAGCGATGGCCGGCTTAATTTCTTCAAGACCTACGATAATAAAAAGTACGTGGTGGATTATACCATGGACGAACTGGACGAGATGCTGGACCCCGAAAGGTATTTCCGCATCAGCCGTTCTTTTTATGTTTCCATCAACAGCGTTGACCAGATAAATGATTATTTCGGCAACCGCCTCATCCTTACATTAAAACCCGCCGTGGATAAAGAAGCGCTGGTAAGCCGGGAGAAAGTGACGGAGTTTAAGAAATGGTTGGGAAAGTAA